In Vitis vinifera cultivar Pinot Noir 40024 chromosome 11, ASM3070453v1, a genomic segment contains:
- the LOC104880720 gene encoding uncharacterized protein LOC104880720, with protein sequence MFALTHTRKDGTPVDDHSKEIMDQFQQLLSQPEGTSSSTSASSGASTSVSSTSVASTYVDEIYTRVMGPERHGRVRGYGYGPTPTLVFGSTSRRRSGAILSTQLENAQEMLMAAEQKFTTATEELSNVKDELSHVKETFEERLIEVQKKTREEVKEEFEEKMMEMQRKMQAQMQAQIQEQMMQMMQQFQQK encoded by the exons ATGTTTGCCTTGACACACACAAGAAAAGATGGGACACCTGTTGATGATCATTCTAAGGAGATTATG GATCAATTTCAGCAATTACTATCCCAACCTGAAGGGacatcttcttctacttctgcATCATCTGGAGCATCTACATCTGTATCATCTACATCTGTAGCATCTACATATGTAGATGAGATATATACTCGAGTCATGGGTCCAGAGAGACATGGTCGTGTTCGAGGGTATGGATATGGTCCTACTCCTACCTTAGTCTTTGGTTCTACTAGTAGAAGGCGATCAGGAGCTATTCTTTCAACACAACTTGAAAATGCCCAAGAGATGCTAATGGCTGCAGAACAAAAGTTTACAACTGCAACTGAAGAACTCTCCAATGTGAAAGATGAACTCTCACAtgtgaaagaaacatttgaagaaAGGTTGATAGAAGTTCAAAAGAAGACAcgagaagaagtgaaagaagagtttgaagaaaaaatgatggaaatgcaaagaaaaatgcaagcacAAATGCAAGCACAAATTCAAGAACAGATGATGCAAATGATGCAACAATTTCAGCAAAAGTAG